The nucleotide sequence AAgattcaataataataataatttataatttatcagtggttcatgagggtgggaggttgggggagggagggggcaaaaaaagcggagctgataccaagggcttaaacagaaagaaaatatcttgaaattgatgatggaaacatatgtatacatgtgcttgatacaactgatgtatggattgctataagagctgttagagcctccaataaaatgattcatttgaaaaaaaaaaagcagaaagcctcatctttctccctcgaagaggctggtggttttgaactgctgatcttacagttagcagcccaacatgtaacactatgaccaccaaggctctactaaTAACCAATTCCAGACTTTCATATTTACTCCAGTCATGCAAGCACTATGTAAAaattattgttttcctttttcctttcatgTTTACGCAAGGGTACAATGAAGAGAGAATAAGAGAAGTTAAAGAGGAGCAATATGTGCTTTGTGGTGAATTTTTAATCTCTATTAAAAATAACAgaattatataataaaataatagtagTATATAGAAATCATAAATGGAGATATGCTTCAAATTAAGAATTCCTCGGTACTTGTAAGGCAAAACATGAAAAATCACTATCATTAGTtatattgtatgtgtgtgtgtgtatctcaagCAGCTATTTAGGAATGTTGCCAAGGGAAAATATTGTTTATATTCTGTTTAAAGTTATTTCCTAATTCTGAGTACCCTAGGATTATGGTAAAAATAAATATCACTAAATCAATAAAATTTGTATTCTTGCTGCTattgaaaaattatattttcaatattttatcagTTTTAATATATTCCTTTCCAAAAATTTAAAAGCTTTATCATTTAGCATTAATTTAGTTATTTTCCCCAACATGAAAACCAATCCTTCCACAATGTTTCTTAACAACTAATACCGACATCGCACAAGTttttggaatgctttcttgaaGTCTTCATTAAAGATGGTATAGATTAGTGGATTTATAAGGGAATTGAGATATCCAAGCCATGTCAAAAAATTTGACATTTCCTCAGAAATTTCACATTTTTTACAAATGTTAACAACCAATTCTTTTACGAAAAAGGGAAGCCAACATATTACGAATGCACCCAATATTAATCCCAAGGTAGTGGCTGCTTTGCGTTCCCTTGTGCCGGAGATCTTTTGCCGTCTCCAAGATTTCTCGTGCTTCAATTCACACCTAGTATTTTTCACTGTGCTTTGAGCTTTATCAAAGTCAGTTGATGGCTCAGATAAAGACTTTTCTAGAACGTAGGGTGTAGAGACCAGTCTCGTTTTTTTCTCACCACTCTCCAAGAGAACTTGGCCATTCAGTTCCTCTCTGGCAATCCTACTTGCTTGTCTCTTGTGGTACAATGTCTTTGCTGCTCTATATATTTTGTAGTACAGAATCAAAATCAAGGCTAGTGGGATGTAGAAAGCCCCAAACGTTGAATAGATAGTGGAAACAATGTGGTCGTGCTTGATGATGCACTCATCTTCTCggcttgttccttggtgtctccaGAACAGAGGTGGCATTGAGATGAAAACAGATATAATCCATACCACCGTTATCATAAAGCCAGCATGCTTGGGAGTCCTTTTCCTGGCATACTCGACAGCATCTGTGATGGCCCGATACCGATCCAAAGCGATAGCAGAGAGATGTAAGATGGAGCAGGTGCAGCAGGTCATGTCAACACTCAGCCAAATATCACACACGACTTGTCCCATAATCCAGCTCTCTCTCACAATGTACACAATGCTGAAGGGCATCACCAGCACAGCTACAAGAAAATCTGTGACTGCCAGGGAACAAATTAAATAATTGGCTGGGTGATGCAGCTTCCGGGTGACAATAATGGCTGTGATCACAAGAGAGTTGATGGTCGTTGTCATCAGTGCCAGGCCGGAGAGAGTGACGGACACCAGAATTTTAGATGGCATTCTGTGTAGCTCTTCTTCTGATGTCAAGTTTTGACTGGACGAGTTTAAGAaatccatttttgtttgtttcaagggATTGTTATACCTGAAAAACAGTTACCTGTaaaaatggagggggaaaaaagagtttagagaagttttcaaagatttttatctcccttttcaaataattttaaaaattaag is from Tenrec ecaudatus isolate mTenEca1 chromosome 2, mTenEca1.hap1, whole genome shotgun sequence and encodes:
- the HTR1F gene encoding 5-hydroxytryptamine receptor 1F, with the protein product MDFLNSSSQNLTSEEELHRMPSKILVSVTLSGLALMTTTINSLVITAIIVTRKLHHPANYLICSLAVTDFLVAVLVMPFSIVYIVRESWIMGQVVCDIWLSVDMTCCTCSILHLSAIALDRYRAITDAVEYARKRTPKHAGFMITVVWIISVFISMPPLFWRHQGTSREDECIIKHDHIVSTIYSTFGAFYIPLALILILYYKIYRAAKTLYHKRQASRIAREELNGQVLLESGEKKTRLVSTPYVLEKSLSEPSTDFDKAQSTVKNTRCELKHEKSWRRQKISGTRERKAATTLGLILGAFVICWLPFFVKELVVNICKKCEISEEMSNFLTWLGYLNSLINPLIYTIFNEDFKKAFQKLVRCRY